The following proteins are encoded in a genomic region of Gossypium hirsutum isolate 1008001.06 chromosome D05, Gossypium_hirsutum_v2.1, whole genome shotgun sequence:
- the LOC121217129 gene encoding uncharacterized protein, whose protein sequence is MAIHPQVTSLSPRDLLDILAFKLNFGASDIGLMLIAGRVTVQIGSSKRRRFKPIALTPNGRVSSPYLKTKTLKDYFISENLKRTDILCAVLRTKGAQAFSDPSLVSDDDGEGPNLATRYGGQLAYGGGGRGTVCMGVARTEVDEGAHARRRSTREEEA, encoded by the exons ATGGCCATCCATCCTCAGGTAACCAGTTTGTCCCCCAGGGACTTACTGGACATACTAGCATTCAAGCTCAACTTTGGGGCCTCAGATATTGGCCTTATGCTGATTGCTG GTCGGGTCACCGTTCAGATCGGGtcttcaaaacgacgccgtttcaaacCCATCGCATTGACTCCAAACGGCCGCGTTTCATCTCCGTATTTAAAGACCAAAACCCTAAAAGACTATTTCATTTCTGAAAACCTAAAGAGAACAGACATTCTCTGCGCCGTTTTGCGCACTAAGGGCGCTCAAGCGTTCTCCGATCCAAGCCTGGTCTCCGATGACGACGGAGAAGGCCCGAATCTCGCCACCAG GTACGGAGGCCAGCTAGCGTACGGAGGTGGTGGACGTGGCACAGTGTGCATGGGTGTGGCACGTACGGAGGTGGACGAAGGCGCACACGCGCGTAGGCGCAGCACGCGCGAGGAGGAGGCCTAG